One window of the Archangium primigenium genome contains the following:
- a CDS encoding VTT domain-containing protein has translation MDEQIALWISGFSYPAVFFLLLLCGVGAPLSEELVILTGGILVSRSGASFPLMALAAYLGILAGDSALYRIGYALGPRVFSHPRLSKMLPPQRLELLQQMYMRRGALAVFFSRFLPGLRAPAYLLAGATQLPYRQFVLADGAAAWIPALGVTWLGFRFGPTALAHIQGGLRWVLLAALGVGVGWLVKRWLKQRRLVRAAARVVEPRPPEV, from the coding sequence GTGGACGAGCAGATCGCACTGTGGATCAGTGGTTTTTCGTACCCCGCCGTCTTCTTCCTGCTGCTCCTGTGTGGTGTGGGCGCGCCCCTGAGCGAGGAGCTGGTCATCCTCACCGGCGGCATCCTCGTGTCCCGCAGCGGCGCGAGCTTTCCCCTCATGGCCCTGGCCGCCTACCTGGGCATCCTCGCCGGGGACAGCGCCCTGTACCGCATCGGCTACGCGCTCGGGCCCCGCGTCTTCTCCCATCCCCGGCTCTCGAAGATGCTGCCGCCCCAGCGGCTCGAGCTCTTGCAGCAGATGTACATGCGGCGCGGGGCCCTGGCGGTGTTCTTCTCGCGCTTCCTGCCCGGCCTGCGCGCCCCGGCCTACCTGCTCGCGGGCGCCACCCAGTTGCCCTACCGGCAGTTCGTCCTCGCGGACGGGGCCGCGGCGTGGATTCCCGCCCTCGGCGTCACGTGGCTGGGCTTCCGCTTCGGCCCCACGGCGCTCGCCCATATCCAGGGCGGCCTGCGCTGGGTGCTGCTCGCGGCGCTCGGCGTGGGCGTGGGCTGGCTCGTCAAGCGCTGGCTCAAGCAGCGCCGACTGGTGCGCGCCGCGGCCCGCGTGGTGGAGCCGCGGCCCCCCGAGGTCTGA